A region from the Tigriopus californicus strain San Diego chromosome 9, Tcal_SD_v2.1, whole genome shotgun sequence genome encodes:
- the LOC131886772 gene encoding twitchin-like — protein MAPTFAIKPSIQQTNETTLVFHCSIVADPRPSISWFRNGVKVQDDPKFQVLTKEVNGYTFDCSLFLSDVTVEDAGKYKVTARNDLGESNATISLNFDSDEVPVPKNGVRPTFTGRPVIRQTEDDARIVFECKLVGDPLPEISWYHNETKISASRRHKFKIEESENKLFYICFLEILDVEASDAGTYKAVARSSMGEGHATINLNFEEGFDIGNTPKIPDGVPPRFPKKPSIRQEGDNLIMECLLEAHPFPEITWYRGEKSIKENKRIRYECATLRSHRYLLTLTIKNPTLADGGMYRCNAFNPCGDSNANIDLNFDTGDDEEDEQRAPGDMMSDGLPPTFTEKPRIIPNPTGTLVTMKFRIKSRPKSEMQWYKGNHKIKEGSKFRSKYIEIGEDEYEIILEINNPTADDGGDYKCIVKNDLGQLQAKLNLNIEAEPVTPTPPAQQKATQQEASQTEASAIQLRSEAGSEQDGQGLVQGEGQNGGLIMQHEESSGSSSSSRKMSKTTKTMKKTSSASGESVSQTVEGEAHQEQDEQSETTGEDGMTSQTSSSSQKHEHKKVTVIKKKRKTSTSRDSRESSVEGQRRGSKTKEIGLESASKLARKGSTEGVERKSSVSRSEERRDSATLSSKEESMAVRRKSSDNQGVSQAQYDESEQVERSESIQAQRKSSMEVRKKTSVATSEDGQSQQISQQDGQGQLSTQESMRRDSKSGVKITKKQIRIVKDGEEREARSAEGDAHQEDVTDGNEFHEESSKSTNKKVVIKKKIIKKKMSGKEVGEAASLGQDVHETEDISGEAGQVVEIPIEKEPIVTEDDDDQTQKRKSSIIIGEETLDGYDDGAAAEDAEVIVTSPTEKVFPSDTEEARQSGQFQSDSMSSSSSMSQQKKISIKMKATKKGGESDDSVIEEEEKAQESQPEAPGSETTSSTTVSKKKVVTKKKIAGAKGSDEVQIIDGQEPPTQDVRGPQVEPVIAEVEASEPESSQIVSQPEVVIERKTSASGKSVKVVRKVSRTVKNGQVMESTVVQEVYDDGTPAKTLEETTKQSQVRPRRLNLPPNQRSQ, from the exons ATGGCTCCAACCTTCGCAATCAAGCCGTCCATTCAACAGACGAATGAGACCACCCTTGTGTTCCACTGCTCAATCGTTGCAGACCCCAGACCATCAATCTCTTGGTTCAGAAACGGCGTCAAGGTGCAAGACGACCCAAAGTTCCAG GTGTTGACAAAAGAAGTGAATGGCTACACTTTTGACTGCTCTTTGTTCCTCTCAGATGTCACAGTAGAAGATGCAGGCAAATACAAAGTCACAGCCCGAAATGACCTTGGAGAGTCAAACGCTACCATCAGCTTAAATTTCGATA GTGATGAAGTCCCAGTTCCAAAGAATGGAGTGCGTCCCACTTTCACGGGAAGACCCGTGATTCGCCAAACTGAGGACGACGCGAGAATTGTGTTCGAGTGTAAATTGGTTGGCGACCCTTTGCCCGAGATTTCTTG GTACCACAATGAGACCAAAATCTCGGCTTCCCGTCGCCACAAGTTCAAGATTGAAGAGTCGGAGAACAAGTTGTTCTACATTTGCTTCCTCGAAATCCTGGACGTGGAGGCTTCCGATGCGGGCACCTACAAGGCCGTAGCAAGGAGTTCCATGGGCGAAGGTCATGCCAcaatcaatctcaattttgaagagg GATTTGATATTGGTAACACTCCCAAAATCCCCGATGGCGTGCCACCTAGGTTCCCCAAGAAGCCCAGTATCCGACAAGAGGGCGACAATTTGATCATGGAGTGCCTTCTGGAAGCCCATCCATTTCCAGAAATCACTTGGTATCGGGGTGAAAAG TCCATCAAGGAGAACAAGCGAATACGCTATGAGTGTGCCACCTTGAGAAGCCATCGATACCTCCTCACTCTTACcatcaaaaatccaactttggcAGATGGAGGCATGTATCGATGCAATGCGTTTAACCCCTGTGGTGACAGCAATGCCAATATCGATCTGAACTTTGATA CTGGGGACGATGAGGAGGATGAGCAACGAGCACCTGGTGATATGATGTCGGATGGCTTGCCTCCAACGTTCACCGAGAAACCCAGGATCATTCCTAATCCTACTGGTACTCTAGTCACCATGAAGTTCAGG ATCAAGTCCAGACCCAAGTCTGAGATGCAATGGTACAAAGGGAATCACAAGATTAAAGAGGGGTCCAAGTTTAGGAGCAAATATATCGAGATTGGAGAGGATGAATACGAGATCATACTTGAAATCAAT aatCCAACGGCCGATGACGGAGGAGATTACAAATGTATTGTAAAGAACGATTTAGGCCAGcttcaagccaaattgaacttgaacatCGAGGCTGAGCCTGTCACTCCAACGCCTCCCGCCCAACAAAAGGCCACCCAACAGGAAGCCTCACAAACCGAGGCATCTGCCATTCAATTACGATCCGAGGCTGGTTCCGAACAAGATGGGCAGGGCCTGGTTCAGGGTGAAGGCCAAAATGGAGGACTGATCATGCAACACGAAGAATCATCGgggtcgtcctcgtcctctcGAAAGATGAGCAAGACTACCAAGACCATGAAGAAGACGAGCTCAGCTTCAGGTGAAAGCGTTTCCCAAACTGTTGAAGGAGAGGCTCACCAAGAGCAAGATGAACAGAGTGAGACCACTGGCGAGGATGGGATGACCTCTCAAACCTCCTCGTCAAGTCAGAAGCATGAACACAAGAAAGTGACTGTGATCAAAAAAAAGCGGAAGACCTCTACTTCCCGAGATTCCAGAGAGAGCTCCGTTGAAGGTCAACGAAGGGGATCTAAAACCAAAGAGATTGGCCTTGAGAGTGCTTCCAAACTCGCCAGAAAGGGATCCACTGAAGGCGTCGAACGAAAATCTTCCGTCTCCCGATCTGAAGAGCGCAGAGATTCTGCCACGTTGTCTTCCAAGGAAGAATCCATGGCTGTCAGGAGAAAATCCTCCGATAACCAAGGGGTATCTCAAGCTCAATACGACGAATCTGAGCAAGTAGAAAGAAGCGAATCAATTCAAGCTCAACGCAAGTCATCCATGGAAGTAAGGAAGAAGACATCCGTGGCTACTTCTGAGGATGGCCAAAGTCAACAGATCAGCCAACAAGATGGCCAAGGCCAATTGTCAACTCAAGAATCCATGCGACGTGATTCCAAATCTGGCGTTAAGATTACGAAAAAGCAAATCCGCATCGTCAAGgatggagaagaaagagaggcGAGAAGTGCCGAAGGGGATGCACATCAAGAGGATGTTACCGATGGCAACGAATTCCACGAGGAGTCCAGTAAATCAACCAACAAGAAGGTGGTGATCAAGAAGAAGatcatcaaaaagaaaatgtctgGCAAAGAGGTTGGAGAAGCCGCCTCTTTAGGACAAGACGTCCATGAGACAGAAGACATCTCAGGTGAGGCAGGCCAGGTGGTAGAAATCCCGATCGAAAAGGAACCTATTGTCactgaggatgatgatgatcaaacTCAAAAGCGAAAGTCATCCATCATCATTGGTGAAGAGACCCTGGACGGATATGACGATGGTGCTGCCGCCGAGGATGCTGAGGTTATCGTCACTTCGCCCACAGAAAAGGTCTTCCCCTCTGACACCGAGGAAGCTAGACAGAGTGGACAATTCCAATCAGACTCCatgtcttcatcttcttccatGTCCCAgcaaaagaagatttcaatCAAGATGAAGGCTACCAAGAAAGGTGGCGAATCAGATGATTCTgttattgaagaagaagaaaaggctcAGGAAAGCCAACCAGAAGCTCCCGGCTCTGAGACAACTTCTTCAACAACGGTAAGTAAGAAGAAAGTcgtgacaaagaaaaagattgcGGGGGCTAAAGGCTCCGATGAGGTCCAAATTATTGATGGTCAAGAGCCGCCAACTCAAGATGTAAGAGGACCTCAAGTGGAGCCTGTGATAGCTGAAGTCGAAGCTTCTGAACCAGAGAGCAGCCAAATCGTTAGCCAACCTGAGgtggtcattgagcgaaagaCATCTGCCTCGGGTAAGTCGGTCAAGGTGGTGAGAAAGGTATCAAGAAccgtcaaaaatggccaagttATGGAGTCCACTGTTGTGCAAGAGGTCTACGACGACGGCACACCGGCCAAAACTCTAGAAGAGACCACCAAGCAA AGCCAAGTGCGACCCCGGAGACTCAACCTACCACCCAACCAGAGGTCACAATAG